From the Pseudomonas sp. SORT22 genome, one window contains:
- a CDS encoding YebC/PmpR family DNA-binding transcriptional regulator, giving the protein MGAQWKAKHREVAANAKGKIMGKLSKEIQIAAKSGADPDMNPRLRLAIEQAKKASMTRETLERAIRKGAGLDGDAVQYTAVTYEGFAPHQVPLIVECLTDNVNRTVAQIRVLFRKGQLGASGSVAWDFNHVGLIEATPASPDADPEMAAIEAGAQDFAEGEEEGATLFITDTTDLDAVQKALPGQGFTVVSAKIGYTPKNPVSTLSDEQMAEVEAFLEAIDDNDDVQNVYVGLAG; this is encoded by the coding sequence ATGGGCGCACAGTGGAAAGCCAAGCATAGAGAAGTCGCAGCCAACGCCAAAGGCAAGATCATGGGCAAGCTGTCCAAAGAGATCCAGATCGCTGCCAAGTCCGGCGCCGACCCGGACATGAACCCGCGCCTGCGCCTGGCCATCGAGCAAGCCAAAAAGGCTTCGATGACCCGCGAGACCCTTGAGCGTGCCATCCGCAAGGGTGCCGGCCTGGACGGCGACGCGGTGCAGTACACCGCCGTCACCTACGAAGGTTTTGCCCCGCACCAGGTGCCGCTGATCGTCGAGTGCCTGACCGACAACGTCAACCGCACCGTGGCGCAAATCCGCGTACTGTTCCGCAAGGGCCAGCTGGGCGCTTCCGGTTCGGTGGCCTGGGACTTCAACCATGTCGGCCTGATCGAAGCCACGCCGGCCAGCCCTGACGCTGACCCGGAAATGGCCGCCATCGAAGCCGGCGCCCAGGATTTTGCCGAAGGCGAAGAAGAGGGCGCGACCCTGTTCATCACCGACACCACCGACCTCGACGCCGTGCAGAAAGCCCTGCCGGGTCAAGGCTTCACCGTGGTCTCGGCAAAAATCGGCTACACCCCGAAAAACCCGGTCAGCACCCTGAGCGATGAGCAGATGGCAGAGGTTGAAGCCTTCCTGGAAGCGATCGACGATAACGATGACGTGCAGAACGTCTATGTAGGTCTGGCGGGTTGA
- a CDS encoding leucine-rich repeat-containing protein kinase family protein, producing the protein MHTLEDLKAGRLAGITRLDLACGLEHFPREIFDLADSLQVLNLTGNNLSDLPEDLGRLHQLKVLFCSQNRFRHLPEGIGQCPMLEMVGFKSNQIEQVSGAALPPRLRALVLTDNRIETLPEALGDCPHLQKLMLAGNRLRELPASLARCTRLELLRLSANRLPALPDWLLQMPRLAWLAYAGNPMAAGYCTPQDPGHCQVIDWQQIDLEQVLGQGASGVIHQARWQQQSAPVAVKLYKGEITSDGLPLNEMSACIAAGDHPQLVRLAGRIDNRPQQLPALVMQLIEPSWFNLAGPPSLDSCTRDCYPPERRLRLASVRRLAAAIAAVGAHLHGHGITHGDLYAHNVLCDEHGDCLLGDFGAASFHPLDGSVATEALQRIEVLAFGVLLGELLACCEGDCEVLRGVQRECVRDEVMLRPGFAEVCQRLRGV; encoded by the coding sequence ATGCATACCCTTGAAGACCTCAAAGCCGGCCGTCTGGCGGGCATTACCCGCCTCGACCTGGCCTGCGGGCTGGAACACTTCCCCCGGGAAATTTTCGACCTGGCCGACAGCCTGCAGGTACTCAACCTGACCGGTAACAACCTAAGCGACCTGCCCGAGGACCTGGGCCGGCTGCACCAGCTCAAGGTGCTGTTCTGCTCGCAAAACCGCTTTCGCCACCTGCCCGAAGGCATCGGCCAGTGCCCGATGCTGGAAATGGTCGGTTTCAAGAGCAACCAGATCGAGCAGGTCAGCGGCGCGGCGCTGCCACCACGGCTGCGGGCCCTGGTGCTGACCGACAACCGCATCGAAACCCTGCCCGAAGCCCTGGGCGATTGCCCGCACCTGCAAAAGCTGATGCTTGCCGGCAACCGCCTGCGCGAACTGCCGGCAAGCCTTGCGCGCTGCACCAGGCTTGAACTGCTGCGCCTTTCGGCCAACCGGCTGCCGGCCCTGCCCGACTGGTTGCTGCAGATGCCGCGCCTGGCCTGGCTGGCCTACGCCGGCAACCCCATGGCGGCGGGCTACTGCACACCGCAAGATCCTGGCCATTGCCAGGTGATTGACTGGCAGCAGATCGACCTTGAACAGGTATTGGGCCAGGGCGCGTCCGGGGTCATTCACCAGGCGCGCTGGCAGCAGCAGAGCGCGCCAGTGGCGGTCAAGCTGTACAAGGGCGAGATCACCAGCGACGGCTTGCCGCTCAACGAAATGAGCGCCTGCATTGCCGCTGGCGATCACCCGCAACTGGTGCGCCTGGCCGGGCGTATCGACAACCGCCCGCAGCAACTGCCGGCGCTGGTGATGCAGTTGATCGAGCCGAGCTGGTTCAACCTGGCCGGGCCGCCGAGCCTGGATTCATGCACCCGCGACTGTTATCCGCCCGAGCGGCGTTTGCGCCTTGCCAGCGTGCGGCGCCTGGCCGCTGCCATTGCAGCGGTAGGCGCGCATTTGCACGGGCACGGCATCACCCATGGCGACCTGTATGCGCACAACGTGCTGTGTGACGAGCATGGCGACTGCTTGCTGGGGGACTTTGGCGCGGCGTCGTTCCATCCGCTGGATGGCAGCGTGGCGACTGAAGCGCTGCAGCGGATCGAGGTGCTGGCGTTCGGGGTGTTGCTGGGGGAGTTGCTGGCGTGTTGCGAGGGCGATTGCGAGGTGTTGCGGGGGGTGCAGCGCGAGTGTGTGCGGGATGAGGTGATGCTGCGGCCGGGGTTTGCCGAGGTTTGTCAGCGGCTTCGCGGCGTCTGA
- a CDS encoding propionyl-CoA synthetase — MTYQHSYARSIADPAAFWAEQADHLAWYRKPLQTLVENADGSHQWFADGRLNSCYLALDHQIEQGRGEQTALIYDSPVTGSQQQFSYNQLRDEVARLAGLLRELGVEKGDGVIIYMPMVPQAAMAMLACARIGAVHSVVFGGFAANELALRIDDARPTLLLTASCGLEFDRVVDYKPLVDRALQLAKHQPRQVLVLQRPQATATLVEGRDLDWLEAVATARAVAPVELAAADPLYIMYTSGTTGKPKGIVRENGGNAVALSFAMRHIYGMQAGDVWWGISDVGWVVGHSLIVYGPLMNGCTTVFYEGKPIRTPDAGAYWRVVEQYRVNGLFCSPTAMRAIRKEDPDGELLRRYDLSSLRQLFLAGEKLDSSTHQWLEATSGKTVHDHWWQTETGWPVTAPCVGMEGSAARPGSSNRAVPGYNVQVLDDDGHLLGANQQGSIVIALPLPPGCSQTLWGDHQRYLDAYLKTYPGYYHTGDGGYLDEDGFVYIMGRTDDVINVSGHRLSTGEMEDLVARHPAVAECAVIGVHDEIKGQVPLALVVLKDGQDIAQAQLQSELVASVREQIGALACFNQVRVVKRLPKTRSGKILRAVLRKIADQQPYTPPSTLDDPAVLVEIEAVLASLARVG, encoded by the coding sequence ATGACATACCAGCACAGCTACGCCCGCTCCATCGCCGATCCTGCCGCCTTCTGGGCCGAACAGGCCGATCACCTGGCCTGGTACCGCAAGCCCCTGCAAACCCTTGTTGAAAATGCCGATGGCAGCCACCAGTGGTTCGCCGACGGCCGTCTCAACAGCTGCTACCTGGCCCTCGACCATCAGATCGAACAGGGCCGTGGCGAGCAGACCGCGCTGATCTATGACTCGCCGGTAACCGGCAGCCAGCAGCAGTTCAGCTACAACCAGCTGCGCGATGAAGTGGCGCGCCTGGCCGGCTTGCTGCGCGAGCTTGGGGTCGAGAAGGGCGACGGGGTGATCATCTACATGCCCATGGTGCCCCAGGCGGCCATGGCCATGCTCGCCTGCGCGCGTATCGGCGCGGTGCATTCGGTGGTGTTTGGCGGCTTTGCCGCCAACGAGCTGGCGCTGCGCATCGACGATGCCCGGCCCACCCTGCTGCTGACTGCTTCGTGTGGGCTGGAATTCGACCGGGTCGTCGACTACAAGCCGCTGGTCGACCGCGCCTTGCAGCTGGCCAAACACCAGCCGCGCCAGGTGCTGGTGCTGCAACGCCCGCAAGCCACCGCAACCCTGGTCGAAGGCCGCGACCTCGACTGGCTCGAAGCGGTGGCCACGGCCAGAGCAGTGGCGCCGGTGGAACTGGCCGCCGCTGACCCGCTGTACATCATGTATACCTCGGGCACCACCGGCAAACCCAAGGGGATCGTGCGCGAAAACGGCGGCAACGCCGTGGCCCTGAGTTTTGCCATGCGCCACATCTATGGCATGCAGGCGGGCGACGTGTGGTGGGGGATTTCCGACGTTGGCTGGGTGGTTGGCCATTCGCTGATCGTCTACGGGCCGCTGATGAATGGCTGCACCACGGTGTTCTACGAAGGCAAGCCGATCCGCACCCCGGATGCCGGCGCCTACTGGCGGGTGGTCGAGCAGTACCGGGTCAACGGCCTGTTCTGCTCGCCCACCGCCATGCGCGCGATCCGCAAGGAAGACCCCGACGGCGAATTGCTGCGCCGCTATGACCTGAGCTCCCTGCGCCAGCTGTTTCTGGCCGGCGAGAAGCTTGATTCCAGCACCCATCAATGGCTGGAGGCCACCAGCGGCAAGACCGTCCACGACCACTGGTGGCAGACCGAAACCGGCTGGCCGGTGACCGCACCGTGCGTGGGCATGGAGGGCAGTGCAGCGCGGCCGGGCTCGAGCAACCGGGCGGTGCCGGGCTACAACGTACAGGTACTGGATGATGACGGGCATCTGCTCGGCGCCAACCAGCAAGGCTCGATCGTCATTGCCTTGCCGCTGCCGCCTGGCTGCAGCCAGACCTTGTGGGGCGACCACCAGCGCTACCTGGATGCCTACCTGAAGACCTACCCCGGCTATTACCACACCGGCGACGGCGGCTATCTGGATGAAGACGGTTTCGTCTACATCATGGGCCGCACCGACGACGTCATCAACGTCTCCGGCCATCGCCTGTCTACCGGCGAGATGGAAGACCTGGTGGCCCGCCATCCGGCGGTGGCCGAATGCGCGGTGATCGGCGTGCACGACGAGATCAAGGGCCAGGTGCCGCTGGCGCTGGTGGTGCTCAAGGACGGCCAGGACATTGCCCAGGCGCAGTTGCAGAGCGAGCTGGTGGCCAGCGTGCGCGAGCAGATTGGTGCGCTGGCCTGTTTCAACCAGGTGCGGGTGGTCAAGCGCCTGCCCAAGACCCGCTCGGGCAAGATCCTGCGCGCGGTGCTGCGCAAGATTGCCGATCAGCAGCCGTATACACCGCCTTCGACCCTGGATGATCCGGCGGTGTTGGTGGAGATTGAAGCGGTGTTGGCGAGCCTGGCGCGGGTTGGGTAG
- the zapE gene encoding cell division protein ZapE yields the protein MRAWRRLRTPVAEDNSVAATVRQHFAAKAQARGYTLSAGQLRVIEHMATEAARLDSGQARSLYLYGAVGRGKSWLLDGFFQALPQARKRRLHFHDFFARLHQGMFDHRQQDDALACTLDELLDDCQVLCFDEFHVHDIGDAMLITRLFQALFERRIFLLVTSNYAPQGLLPNPLYHQRFEPVIRLINSRMQVLEVGGEQDFRSLPGAAGQQRFTQGHYLWPGSREQRQALQLPEPGDAPVLLEVGKRTLRARLSEQRTVGFDFVELCEQPTAVIDYLELARRFDHWIIDCLPNLEDCSIAAQQRFVNLVDVLYDQDKHLVLIGSLPLAASLGGSGSASDLARTRSRLGQLRQAGC from the coding sequence TTGCGCGCCTGGCGTCGCTTGCGCACGCCGGTGGCCGAAGACAACAGCGTGGCGGCGACCGTTCGTCAGCATTTTGCCGCCAAGGCCCAGGCCCGCGGCTACACCCTGAGCGCCGGCCAGCTGCGGGTCATCGAGCATATGGCTACCGAGGCGGCGCGGCTCGACAGTGGCCAGGCGCGCAGCCTTTACCTGTACGGCGCGGTCGGGCGCGGCAAAAGCTGGCTGCTCGACGGTTTCTTCCAGGCCCTGCCCCAGGCGCGCAAGCGCCGCCTGCACTTTCATGACTTTTTCGCCCGCCTGCACCAGGGCATGTTTGATCATCGCCAGCAGGACGACGCCCTGGCCTGCACCCTGGATGAGTTGCTCGACGACTGCCAGGTGCTGTGTTTCGACGAGTTCCACGTGCATGACATCGGCGATGCCATGCTCATCACCCGGTTATTTCAGGCCTTGTTCGAGCGGCGGATTTTTCTCCTGGTAACCTCCAACTACGCGCCGCAAGGCTTGCTGCCCAACCCGTTGTATCACCAGCGTTTCGAGCCGGTGATCCGCCTGATCAACAGCCGCATGCAGGTGCTGGAAGTCGGCGGTGAGCAAGACTTTCGCAGCCTGCCCGGCGCGGCTGGCCAGCAGCGCTTTACCCAGGGCCATTACCTGTGGCCGGGCAGCCGCGAACAGCGCCAGGCCCTGCAGTTGCCCGAGCCGGGTGACGCGCCGGTTTTACTGGAGGTAGGCAAGCGCACACTGCGCGCCCGCCTGAGCGAGCAGCGCACCGTGGGCTTTGACTTTGTCGAGCTGTGCGAGCAACCCACCGCGGTGATCGACTACCTGGAGCTGGCGCGGCGTTTTGACCACTGGATCATCGACTGCCTGCCGAACCTTGAAGACTGCTCGATTGCCGCCCAGCAGCGCTTCGTCAACCTGGTGGACGTGCTCTACGACCAGGACAAGCACCTGGTGCTGATCGGCAGCCTGCCGCTGGCCGCAAGCCTGGGCGGCAGCGGCAGCGCCAGCGACCTGGCCCGCACCCGTAGTCGGTTGGGGCAGTTGCGCCAGGCAGGCTGCTGA